One part of the Malus sylvestris chromosome 2, drMalSylv7.2, whole genome shotgun sequence genome encodes these proteins:
- the LOC126604499 gene encoding uncharacterized protein LOC126604499, producing the protein MSSVRIPVSQYGSTANSNHNGRKIQPLMVVGQMKPVKPSRSDEVLSPDEQLKIAEQVRAQFDSAAPKRPIKPSRSDPDSNPVPYFVVDQQPTIPELDKFRSLESQSAAVILSAQGDPTVEDEFVDTEYYKELNSIDKQHHTTGTGFIRAVREEGSEADGLHLHLPESHARVGSKIKSNPATNDWTPRNDDDDDDAWI; encoded by the exons ATGTCTTCTGTTCGAATCCCCGTTTCACAGTATGGATCCACCGCCAACTCAAACCACAACGGAAGAAAGATCCAACCTTTGATGGTGGTGGGGCAGATGAAGCCGGTAAAGCCGAGCCGGAGCGACGAGGTGTTGTCACCCGATGAACAGCTCAAGATCGCCGAGCAGGTAAGGGCCCAGTTCGACTCTGCCGCCCCAAAGCGACCCATCAAGCCGAGCCGGAGCGACCCCGATTCAAACCCGGTTCCCTACTTCGTCGTCGACCAACAACCCACCATTCCTGAGCTGGACAAGTTTCGTTCTCTCGAGTCCCAATCCGCTGCTGTTATACTCTCAGCGCAGGGAGATCCCACGGTGGAAGATGAGTTTGTGGATACAGAGTACTACAAGGAACTCAATTCCATCGACAAACAGCATCACACG ACCGGAACTGGGTTCATAAGAGCGGTGAGAGAAGAGGGCAGTGAAGCTGATGGGCTCCATCTTCATCTACCTGAAAGTCATGCGAGAGTGGGATCGAAGATCAAAAGCAACCCTGCAACAAATGATTGGACTCCAAGGAACGATGACGATGACGATGACGCGTGGATTTAG